A window of Kwoniella pini CBS 10737 chromosome 9, complete sequence genomic DNA:
ATACCGTGTAAACTGGTTATTGCCCGTCAACTTGCATTCCATTCCCAACCTCAACTTCGACTTCTCCAAACATCATCCCATTTGTCTCTTTAGCATACTGAGCTGATCTCTCAACATCGCAGAAATATTTGTAAGCTAATTTCACATCTACAACTTCGACTACATTCGATTTCCTCCTTAGAGCAATTAAGCTAGACGGGGCGattaaattcaatgaaTACCGAAGAGAAGTCTGTATACCCATTGTTGAAAGTAAATCTAATGattcttcagctaattttacatcttcttcttcggcCCTACTCGTATTATTCACTGTCAgttcaaaatatcattagGTGAATAACGGTGTCGAAGTACTTGCCTGATCTTAACAATCTCTCTtatctcatcttcctcataTTTTTTCGTACTTATAATCAACATTCTATCTAGTAAATCCGCTGGTATACCATGAGGTGATTTATATTTGGTTCCTCTTATTCGAGTTATACCTCGATTTGAAGCCATGACTACCAACGGTGCCAACTCATTCTCCATGGCTCTGTTGAGGAAAGAGAAACATTCAATATCGAGCATATGAACTTCATCGATGAACAAAACCTGACACCAATATTGTCAGTACCTTCATTTCTCTTTGCACGCACCacacatcatcaaaagcaGGTAGGAGGTCACGACTCACTCCCGGTACGATCTCagcttttccttcttccctCCATTCTGCAACCTTGgtattgatttgatctcTCAATTCAGGTTTGATTTCTCCCGTATCACCCGCAAACAAAGCTAAGAAACCTTGAGTACGCGAATTTATCACATCGATTTCGTGCAGGGATACCGTATGTACGACTTCTTTACGAGTTTGCAATTCACCATCTGGACAAGCAACGAATCGGGTCTACATCCCTCGAATGTGACGTTAGGTAAATtgagatttatcaaattgagTGACACTCACGTCCGCTCCCATGGCATCGTAATCCTTCGCTCTACCGAAACTTCTACCTAATTTCGATATTCTTCCTGAAGCTTTATCTATACTGACAACATCACCTGCTAAGactttttccttttgtaattgatcaatcatCTTCGTTCCGAGATCATAGACTGTCTCCATATCCGTCGTCTTCAGGGTTAATCGACCAGTCTTGGTTGCCTAAATCAACGAGTCTCCACAAATTTAGTCTTGAACGCACCAAATAACAAGTATGAAGACAAGATAAACCCACCCCTGTAATACTCCTATCCACCTGGATCTCAACTACTTCACCCTGTATCAATTCCGTTTCTTCCTTTATTCTTACACCAATTGATCTTCTGAATGCCTGTGTCAGAGATTCGGTTTTAGACATCTGGTCATATCACATCATTGTCAGCTGCCTATGATCACAGAAGAAGACAGAAAAGCTGACCTCTAACGAGAATACTTCGGAGGCGGTCAACATGACGAAAGGTACGTCTGATCCTAAATTTTGAGCCATACCTGAAGAATGTTGCAGTATTAGTGAATGGTCTTTTTTACAGTCCCTTCATGACGAAGATCCTACTTACCCATTGCCAAAGCAGTTTTACCAGTACTTGGAGGTCCAGCCATCAATATAGCTCTTCCCGCTATTCGACCTTCTTGAACCATTCTCAATATCACTCCTGCGGCTTTTCTAGCTTTTCCTTGGCCTATCATTCCTTGCGAGTTGGCTCGAGGCTCAAGGTTTGAATCAAGACCAAGTCCATGAATATGAGAATGAGCCCCTGTTCCAGTCAGTCATCAGCTCCAGCACGATATTGTAACAAGTTATGAGCTGATAGAGCGGATACATACCGATACGTTCCATCTTGGTAACGTCCCGTATGGAGGAAGATTGAAGGGATATGTTGGCGGCCTAAATACATACGAGATCAGCTTATTGCATATGGCATTTCGGATGCAGATCCAGGAAACAGCTGAGCTTACCATTTTGTATGACAATTTTGTGCTTGGATTAGGTTGAGATGAGAAGTAATacaagaattaaaagatccTGGTATAATCTTTGTTGCTGTTTTAGTTGAAATGCCTGAGTGGAGGATTAAATGATTATCGCGGTTCACTTGAATATTTAactgatttatttattcTCATTTTATCCAAAGATTTCATGTCCACCACTTCAGTCCTGCATCTGATTATAATAGCGATAATACATTTATATATCCTATACCcatatatcatatcaatCTTAACTATAATCCAAAGCATCAAGCCACTCAAGATGTCTGAAGAAGCATCATCCTCCACGAAAAAGGTCAAATCAGGTAGAACGCCTGAACAGCAAGCTGCAAGAGATGCAAGAAAAGCCGCTAAACTAGCTTCCAAAGCTGAAGCTTCCGCTCAAGAGCCAGTGATAACAACCAACGATGAATCAGCGATTGTGAGTCCGCCAAATGAAGAGACCGAAGGagaatcttcaaataaacGAAAGAGGGTAGTacaagatggagaagaacTAGAAATAGACGTAAATATGGCTGCACCTTTAtctaaagctgaattaaGATTACAACGTAAGAAAGCTAAAAGAGGTGAAGAATCTAAACCTGTCAAAAGGGAATATGAAAAACCTAACAAACcatcaaaagaatcaaaGGATGGAGAAGACAAAACATCGggagatgaaggtggagaTAAACCAATCGTTAATGGTGTAGGAGGTAAAAGgcaaaattcaatttggaTTGGAAATTTAGCATTTAAAACTACTGTAGAATCTTTAACTCAATTTTTCGAAAATGGTATAACGGAAAATGGAGGAATGGGTAATGGAAGTATAACTAGAATTAATCTACCGAAGAAGAATTCCAGAGATGGTTATGCACAAAATAAAGGGTATGTCAAAGTCATTCAAATAGATGTGTGATTATTGAGCTGACAGTGTTTTTACCATTGTTCTGATTTAGTTTCGCTTATGTAGATTTCAAAACTCCAGAATTACAGTCTCTTGCTGTTGATTTGAGTGAGAAATTCTTTGAAGGTAGAAAAGttttgataaagaaagGAGACGATCATTCGGCTACTCCAAATGCAAGAACACCTAAACCCCTTTCCACGAAAGCTGAAGATTTAGGTTCAAGTTCCAAAAGACCAGAAACTTCTTCTATATATATGGGTAATCTACCTTTCGATGCCACTGAATTAGCGATACGAGATCTGGTCGAATTGAACGCAGTGGAGAGGGAAGGAGCAGAGACGGAAGAAGGATACGAGACTATTGGCGAAAGAGGTGGAAAGAAGAGTGGATTGAAGAAAGTCAGATTAGGTGCTTTCGAAGATACAGGACGATGTAAAGGGTGAGTGCGCATATTTATTCACAGACGAATTATCCTGCGGTAATGCTCGGCAGCCCTTTCagataaattgaatgatgatgagctAGACAATGACGCTGACTTTATCTATCAGTTTCGCTTTCCTGGATTTCTTGTCTTCGCGACACGCAAAAGTCGCACTGGCGAATAGGAAAAATCATTACTTCAACGGTCGACGTTTGACAGTCGAGGTGAGCCATACATCAGATTGCTATCCCGATATGCAGAGCTCTAAAGCTGATAGTGCTACGCCACAGTTCGcttctgaagaagcagCCAAGAGGAGTGGAGGAAGATCTAAACCTCAAACTGACAAACCCCGTAAATTCTATGAAAATACCAATCAAGCTGCAGAAGGTGATCAAGGGGACGCTGAAGGAGAAGGCGAAGtggtggagaagaagaatgataaaCGTGGTAAGAAATGGGAAGTCACGGGTCGACCTAGACCTGGTGCAGCTTTGGCTATGGCCAAGAGGGAGAACGTGGGTATTGTAGAGGGGTCTGGGCAAAAGATTACATTTGACTAGCCTTTATCCTGTTAATTATCGACTACGTAGCAATTTAATGACCGCAACTGTACTTCCCATTTATGCATGTAGTCGTATGGTATCACACTCTTGCGCATGTTGGCATGACTTCTGGCTCCTTATGGCGATATGACCCCGTTGTAGTCACGTCTAGGAGGCGCCGGGACCTCGGCGATTACGAAACCCGACTTAATTATTTTCCTAAAGACATTACGATTTGAATGTAATCCTAATACAAAAAGCtgtttgatttaatttgtAATGTCAAGTCGCGCGGTGTGATACCAGTATGTCATGGACCCTTAAGAACGAATGAAGACATGTTAAAGCATTTTCCGTTGTCCTATCTATAATTGGAATTACTCTTCTTAAGTAGATTAAAACGATTATCATTGACGCCTTCAACCTTAGTTAAGGTGATTCTTACCGGATCGGTTGATACTATCCTCCTTTCCACACCTAAGCAGTGTTCTACAAGATTGTATCTTGTAATCTAGAACCAATATCCAGACgtcttcgtcttcgtcTTCGACTTTCTTACCCAAAGTGTGGGCGATAGATTGTAAGAGCCCGGCGATCCGTTAAGGACGCTGGGGCAAGAAATAGCTCGTGAGTCTCTCTACCCTTATCCATGTATGCTCGCCACACAATCTGCACCCCTAgatctttatcatcaactaTTGACATGGCTTACTGATATCTCTTATTATATGGTATATAGCAATGTCCCCTTCTTGTCCGccctcatcttcctcatcaagGAGTGAACTACCATTTCCTCATAGTCATGTTACGATTCCACCACAATTTCACTCAATGGTAGCAGGGGCTGGCGCAGGATTAGTAGCATCAATAACGACATGTCCCTTAGATGTGGTAAAAACTAGGTTACAAGCTCAACATCATTCAAAAGGTTCACCAGGATATGAATCTGTATCAGTCataatatcaaaaatttggaaatctTCAGGTCCAAAGGGGTTTTATCGTGGATTAGGTCCTACTTTAGCTGGATATTTACCTACTTGGGGCATATATTTTACTGTATATGATCTGGTAAAAGATAAAGCGGGTAATTGGAATACTACTCATGGTGAGCCGACCTGCTCGTAATGTGTTTCTTTACGCCAAGATGATTTGCTAAAGTAGCTAACCACACTCGTTCTGCCTCAGGGCCATTCCAAGGCAATACAGCGATGGTGCATATATTTGCAGCAATGACAGCAGGAGCTACAGGAACAATAATGACAAATCCACTTTGGGTAGTAAAGACTCGATTCATGGTATGTCAATCTCACCTTCCGATTTATTGCCTGGAATGGCTCTGATAATGAACTTTGACTCTTAGGTCCAAGCAGGAACATCCGATTCATCTTCGCGGTATCGAACTACGATAGGAGCTATACGGTCAATATATAAATCAGAAGGATATAGAGCGTTCTACAAGGGATTATTGCCTTCTTTGCTGGGGGTAACGCACGTTGCGGTGCAATTTCCGCTGTATGAAAAGGCGAAGTCATGGGCAGGTGAGTAATTCCAAATAGATTTGCGAGATATGTGTAATCGATAGACTCGGTGAATCGAAGGTGGTTAATGTTCTCCTTCTTGTGTAGATTCAGACAACGGCGAccattcatctttaccacCTACAACAATCTTAGCATGTTCAGCATTCTCTAAAATGGTAGCTTCATTATGTACATACCCTCACGAAGTCCTGCGTACGCGATTACAAATCCGCAAATCTTCCAATACTACCTCGTTATCAGATCCAGAGCCAATTCGGCAAGGTGGaggaaaaacaaaattacATCCTCAATCAATTCCTACTCCAGCTATgacaccttcaccttcacctctTATAGCGACTTCAAACCCTACAAGACGGTTTGAATTGTATTCACCTTTAGTAACTGGTAATCAACCTCCTCATTCTACAAACCCTCATCTTGCAGATCCTACAGTAAACAGACCAATACCGAATCCATTACCAAAAATTGAACCTAAACCTCCATGGTACAAACAATTTACACACAAACCACGACCTGGAGGAGCTATTGATACTTTTTTGGCTATCAAGATGCAGGATGGATGGAAAGGCTTTTATAGAGGTTTAAGTGTAAATTTAGTCAGAACAGTACCAAATAGCGCTGTCACCATGTTAACGTGAGTCATATGTTTTTTCCCTATATCGAGCTGAGCTAATGAAGTGATATTCGAACAGGTACGAATTAATCATGCGTAGATTGTCTCATTCATTGGATCCATAGATTAGGGGTCATGACAATAATGCATATTACATTGAACAAAGAATGTCGGTTCCACCTGCATATGTGTCATGGCATTCCAAGATTACTGCATTGGGCGTATCAACTTTGGGACCCTTCTCATGGCAAAGTCACAACTTACTCTTGCAGAACTCTGTCAATGATTCTGGATCACTGAGGACTGAGG
This region includes:
- a CDS encoding RuvB-like helicase 2; this encodes MAANISLQSSSIRDVTKMERIGAHSHIHGLGLDSNLEPRANSQGMIGQGKARKAAGVILRMVQEGRIAGRAILMAGPPSTGKTALAMGMAQNLGSDVPFVMLTASEVFSLEMSKTESLTQAFRRSIGVRIKEETELIQGEVVEIQVDRSITGATKTGRLTLKTTDMETVYDLGTKMIDQLQKEKVLAGDVVSIDKASGRISKLGRSFGRAKDYDAMGADTRFVACPDGELQTRKEVVHTVSLHEIDVINSRTQGFLALFAGDTGEIKPELRDQINTKVAEWREEGKAEIVPGVLFIDEVHMLDIECFSFLNRAMENELAPLVVMASNRGITRIRGTKYKSPHGIPADLLDRMLIISTKKYEEDEIREIVKIRAEEEDVKLAEESLDLLSTMGIQTSLRYSLNLIAPSSLIALRRKSNVVEVVDVKLAYKYFCDVERSAQYAKETNGMMFGEVEVEVGNGMQVDGQ